In Bythopirellula goksoeyrii, a single window of DNA contains:
- a CDS encoding glycoside hydrolase family 30 protein yields MYLSNESIIFALRQAGPLTMVFAAYFWAAISPSSAAVDVWLTKGDKSQLLAQQPALSFQPGSGSGGFIVNVNPNTTYQTIDGFGAALTDSSAWLIQNKMNATQRNNFMNQIFSPTNGIGMSYLRIPMGASDFTASGHYTYNDLPINQTDIPQDNFSIAHDQQYIIPQLQQAKALNPDLSIMASPWSAPAWMKSNKSLIGGTLNPQYYSSYATYFEKFIDAYAAEGLTIDSVSMQNEPHHIPNNYPGTYMSWAQQADLIKNHVGPKFAAEGINTKIFLWDHNWDEPDYAINALNDPQLKQYVAGSAFHSYAGDVSAQTTVHNAHPDKEIHFTEASGGGWATNFSDNLMWHMDNLIVGNTRNWGQSSIYWNLALDENSGPYQGGCSNCRGVVTINNGNGNVTLNEEYYAIAHASKFVKPGAVRIGSPTYNNAVETVAFKNPDGSRALIAFNSGGGTQSFRIVDNNQYVSYSLPGKSVATFIWPSDGGGPVDPPDPGVELLVNPGFEQGGFGWTSTGDTGFHAFFPGQGGHASFFADQNGHNGSIFQTGIAAQPGEQFKFELSDTRIEANANANVQFGLQFYGAGESSIVGQEFVQLILPGYEINDGVYSIMGTSPAGTQYVRPVIWFDNAISTTGLQENFFVFDASLKRVASLAGDFDEDGDVDGNDFLVWQRTPSVGNLADWQMHYGESLPISATASAVPEPTSLGLCLLMALGLSGTIVGRLRHPAS; encoded by the coding sequence ATGTACCTTAGCAACGAGAGCATCATTTTTGCACTTCGCCAGGCAGGACCATTGACCATGGTGTTTGCAGCGTATTTTTGGGCTGCAATCAGTCCGTCTTCTGCCGCAGTTGACGTCTGGCTCACCAAGGGAGACAAGAGCCAATTGCTCGCCCAGCAACCTGCTCTCAGTTTCCAACCAGGTTCCGGCTCGGGGGGATTCATCGTCAATGTGAATCCGAACACCACTTACCAGACTATTGACGGTTTTGGTGCCGCACTAACCGATTCGTCGGCCTGGCTCATCCAGAATAAGATGAATGCGACACAACGCAACAATTTCATGAACCAAATCTTCTCGCCTACCAACGGTATCGGCATGAGTTATCTTCGCATTCCCATGGGGGCCTCGGACTTCACCGCCTCGGGTCATTACACCTACAACGATCTCCCTATCAACCAGACGGACATTCCTCAAGACAATTTTTCGATCGCCCACGACCAGCAGTACATCATCCCGCAACTCCAGCAGGCTAAGGCTCTCAATCCCGACCTGAGCATTATGGCCTCCCCTTGGTCAGCTCCGGCGTGGATGAAATCAAACAAATCCTTGATTGGAGGCACTTTAAATCCTCAGTACTACAGTTCTTACGCGACGTACTTTGAAAAATTTATCGATGCCTATGCTGCCGAGGGATTGACGATCGACTCCGTTTCAATGCAGAACGAACCCCACCATATTCCGAATAATTATCCTGGAACCTACATGTCTTGGGCCCAGCAGGCGGATCTGATTAAAAACCATGTTGGCCCAAAGTTTGCCGCCGAGGGGATTAATACAAAGATATTCCTCTGGGACCACAACTGGGATGAACCCGATTATGCGATCAATGCGCTCAATGACCCTCAGTTGAAGCAATATGTCGCAGGCTCGGCATTCCACTCCTACGCCGGCGATGTTAGTGCACAAACGACCGTTCACAATGCCCACCCTGATAAAGAAATCCACTTTACCGAGGCAAGCGGCGGCGGTTGGGCGACTAACTTTTCTGACAATTTAATGTGGCACATGGACAACCTCATCGTTGGTAATACGCGTAACTGGGGCCAGTCGTCGATCTACTGGAATCTGGCCCTCGATGAGAATAGCGGTCCTTATCAAGGGGGCTGCTCCAACTGTCGAGGAGTAGTGACCATCAACAATGGAAATGGCAATGTGACTTTAAATGAAGAGTATTACGCGATTGCCCATGCTAGCAAGTTTGTGAAGCCGGGGGCGGTTCGAATCGGATCGCCGACCTACAACAATGCCGTCGAAACGGTCGCCTTTAAGAACCCCGATGGATCGAGAGCCTTGATTGCATTCAATTCAGGAGGAGGGACGCAGTCGTTTCGCATTGTGGATAACAACCAATATGTCTCCTACAGTCTTCCTGGAAAGTCCGTGGCCACCTTCATCTGGCCTTCAGATGGTGGAGGCCCCGTCGATCCACCCGATCCAGGAGTCGAACTGCTCGTAAACCCTGGGTTTGAGCAGGGAGGTTTCGGCTGGACTTCTACAGGCGACACTGGGTTCCATGCTTTTTTCCCCGGCCAAGGGGGCCATGCGAGCTTCTTTGCAGATCAGAATGGTCACAACGGTAGCATTTTTCAGACGGGGATCGCTGCCCAGCCTGGAGAACAGTTTAAATTCGAACTCTCCGATACGCGTATTGAGGCCAATGCAAATGCCAATGTGCAGTTCGGCCTCCAGTTCTACGGCGCCGGCGAGTCGAGTATAGTTGGCCAAGAGTTCGTTCAATTGATCCTGCCTGGCTACGAAATTAACGACGGGGTCTACAGCATCATGGGAACCTCACCGGCAGGGACGCAGTACGTGCGCCCTGTGATCTGGTTCGACAACGCTATCTCGACCACTGGTCTTCAAGAAAACTTCTTTGTCTTTGATGCCAGCCTCAAACGGGTCGCTAGTTTAGCCGGCGATTTTGACGAAGATGGTGATGTCGACGGGAACGATTTTCTGGTCTGGCAACGCACTCCCAGCGTCGGGAACTTGGCAGACTGGCAGATGCACTATGGAGAATCTTTGCCAATCTCGGCAACGGCGAGCGCCGTGCCTGAGCCGACCTCACTGGGGTTATGCCTCCTAATGGCATTAGGGCTCAGCGGCACTATTGTCGGGCGACTTAGGCACCCTGCTTCCTAA
- a CDS encoding sigma-70 family RNA polymerase sigma factor: MLEFTCEGALVEDHSLEKDNQRDEFARLFAKHDRWLYAYLVTLLGNSAHAEDVFQEVCVVLWREYEQFELGSDFVKWVAVVAHNQVRKFRRQKKHAGFQVNEVAFDLLAAEGVRRADLFDCRRDALRGCLSKLSAADRSLVQQCYEERKVNFKATAQRLGRSENTVYKALNRIRRVLQECINRTLVSEGLG, from the coding sequence TTGCTTGAGTTCACTTGTGAAGGGGCACTTGTGGAGGATCATTCGTTGGAGAAAGACAATCAACGAGACGAATTTGCGAGGCTGTTCGCCAAGCACGACCGGTGGTTGTACGCCTACCTAGTGACCCTGTTGGGAAACTCGGCCCATGCTGAGGACGTTTTCCAGGAAGTTTGCGTCGTACTGTGGCGGGAGTATGAACAGTTTGAGCTTGGCTCCGACTTCGTAAAATGGGTCGCGGTAGTCGCTCACAATCAAGTGCGCAAGTTTCGTCGACAGAAGAAACACGCTGGGTTCCAAGTGAATGAAGTTGCGTTTGATTTACTGGCAGCCGAGGGTGTGCGACGAGCAGACTTGTTCGATTGTCGGCGGGATGCGTTGCGGGGATGTTTATCGAAATTATCTGCAGCAGACCGATCTTTGGTCCAACAGTGTTATGAAGAACGCAAAGTGAATTTTAAGGCGACAGCTCAACGCTTGGGGAGAAGCGAGAATACCGTTTACAAGGCTCTCAATCGAATTCGTCGGGTGCTGCAAGAGTGCATCAACCGAACGCTTGTATCAGAAGGCCTGGGATGA
- a CDS encoding EF-hand domain-containing protein, translated as MLESSMMRYRRCLLLTAIVSFSLPLGCQWGPARVKMPDFDPESVAAKAMSDLDSNGDGFLSEDELKGSPGLLASLDDFDQNGDHQLSSEEIVDRLTKWRREKAGLLPFRCEVRWKGKPLKDANIQLVAEPYFDGTIPNASGVSDFAGSAELSCSPDDLPETLKSIRAINPGIYRIEVTHPRIDLPAKYNSNTILGQSVSLRNSNTLVLDL; from the coding sequence ATGCTGGAATCCTCCATGATGCGTTATCGCAGATGTTTGCTTCTAACGGCGATTGTCTCCTTCTCTTTGCCACTAGGGTGCCAATGGGGCCCTGCTCGAGTCAAGATGCCTGATTTCGATCCCGAAAGTGTGGCCGCGAAAGCAATGTCAGATTTGGATTCCAACGGGGATGGCTTTCTTTCAGAAGACGAGCTGAAAGGCTCACCCGGTTTATTGGCATCGCTAGATGATTTTGATCAAAATGGCGATCACCAGCTCTCTTCAGAGGAAATTGTAGATCGCCTCACTAAATGGCGTCGTGAGAAGGCAGGGTTACTTCCGTTCCGTTGCGAAGTTCGCTGGAAGGGAAAACCGCTCAAAGATGCCAACATCCAACTAGTGGCCGAACCGTACTTCGATGGTACGATTCCCAACGCATCGGGAGTGAGCGATTTCGCTGGGAGCGCAGAGTTGAGTTGCAGCCCAGACGATCTTCCGGAAACACTCAAGTCAATTCGTGCCATTAATCCTGGGATTTACCGGATTGAAGTGACACATCCGAGAATCGATCTACCGGCCAAGTACAATTCAAACACGATCTTAGGTCAAAGTGTGTCACTCCGGAATTCGAATACCTTAGTCTTAGATCTCTAG
- a CDS encoding FecR domain-containing protein yields MIADSDRKKLMRVLGDLCNGQITALDEQWLQEQLADSAAARSLYLDYLEMEASLDAEGGSLARYDSRRDSASHDDMEQLDDENADDSDLSELPDSSVASFWRKSPSWAVAAALTGIALFSSAATLGLLSYFGNSGRTAAGKTAPVVARITGTQNSLWRHEKTHPVGYGSELVAGQELELQEGLAEITFLDGATVLLESPARFLVKAPHEVRLEEGRMAAVVPAQSHGFRVHTRNLDIFDTGTEFGLMARQSGAAELHVFNGAVRADVLDSTGKALRRLELNASEAARVNPVSTTVAEFPADKAAFVCSLEPTTGPRDGLLAYEGFDYPAGPLDAQNGGYGWAGPWFGIAADSKAGPDSNGVAVGSLTAKGIVPLGNRAVQTAQQNRIRRTLATSIGSVFDAAGLVEDQDSVRLIGRDGTHVYISFLQRVSELSASNDEFYGLELHRADGNVNRVLSIGNGAEDTLYGATSNYNVYGAGNFPALGVEDTEANFYVVKITFGVENHDIVEVYRNPESLRDEQASIVDAELHGNFAFDRIGIASFHGSKIHEIDEIHVGTHYLAVTGRWGGKRGLQRQGMVQLQQEHRQPGVQTRWTGQNCGRMGLATLFSSYLSVNLMQDIR; encoded by the coding sequence ATGATCGCAGATTCTGACAGAAAGAAACTCATGCGAGTACTGGGCGACCTGTGCAACGGCCAGATTACTGCGCTCGATGAGCAGTGGCTCCAGGAACAACTCGCCGACAGTGCCGCTGCACGGTCGTTGTATCTGGACTATCTTGAAATGGAGGCATCCTTAGATGCCGAAGGCGGGAGCCTAGCCCGTTATGATTCCCGTCGTGACAGCGCGAGCCATGATGATATGGAGCAACTGGACGATGAGAATGCCGACGATTCTGATTTGTCGGAGTTACCTGATAGTTCGGTAGCTTCTTTCTGGCGAAAGTCGCCTTCGTGGGCAGTGGCGGCGGCGCTAACAGGGATTGCCCTGTTTTCCAGCGCAGCGACATTGGGTCTCCTTTCCTATTTTGGAAATTCTGGCCGCACTGCGGCAGGTAAAACTGCCCCAGTAGTTGCACGGATTACCGGAACACAAAACAGTTTGTGGCGACATGAGAAAACTCACCCTGTCGGATATGGCTCAGAGTTGGTGGCTGGTCAGGAACTTGAGCTCCAGGAGGGATTGGCCGAAATAACTTTTCTCGATGGCGCAACCGTACTGCTAGAGAGCCCCGCCCGGTTCTTGGTGAAGGCACCGCACGAAGTCCGACTTGAAGAAGGTCGCATGGCGGCAGTCGTTCCTGCCCAGTCACATGGATTTCGAGTTCATACGCGGAACCTTGATATTTTCGATACAGGTACCGAGTTTGGCTTGATGGCCCGGCAATCCGGAGCTGCCGAGTTGCATGTTTTTAATGGTGCGGTAAGGGCCGATGTTTTGGACTCCACGGGCAAGGCTCTTCGGCGGTTGGAACTCAATGCTTCAGAAGCAGCTCGCGTGAATCCAGTTTCCACAACCGTGGCGGAATTCCCAGCTGACAAGGCGGCCTTTGTGTGCAGCCTGGAACCAACCACCGGTCCACGCGATGGCTTATTAGCCTACGAGGGGTTTGATTATCCCGCAGGTCCACTCGATGCCCAGAATGGCGGCTATGGTTGGGCGGGACCCTGGTTTGGTATCGCCGCTGATAGCAAGGCCGGGCCAGACTCCAATGGTGTTGCCGTTGGAAGCCTGACAGCCAAGGGAATCGTCCCGCTGGGCAATAGGGCGGTGCAGACGGCACAGCAGAACCGCATCCGCCGCACGTTAGCAACTTCCATTGGCAGTGTGTTCGATGCAGCCGGATTGGTCGAAGATCAGGACAGCGTCCGCCTCATCGGGCGTGATGGGACCCATGTTTATATCAGCTTCCTGCAGCGTGTCTCTGAACTTTCCGCAAGCAACGATGAGTTTTACGGTCTTGAGCTGCATCGTGCCGATGGCAACGTCAACCGCGTACTCTCGATTGGCAATGGTGCCGAGGATACTCTCTACGGAGCTACCTCGAACTACAACGTATATGGGGCGGGCAATTTCCCAGCATTGGGCGTCGAAGACACCGAGGCGAACTTTTACGTAGTTAAGATCACTTTTGGCGTCGAGAACCACGACATCGTGGAGGTGTATCGCAACCCCGAGTCGCTTCGGGACGAACAAGCCTCGATTGTCGATGCGGAGCTGCATGGCAACTTTGCCTTTGATCGCATCGGAATCGCCAGCTTCCACGGCAGTAAGATTCACGAGATCGACGAAATTCACGTCGGAACCCACTACTTGGCTGTCACAGGACGGTGGGGTGGCAAGCGTGGGCTGCAACGCCAGGGCATGGTGCAGTTACAGCAAGAACATCGGCAGCCTGGAGTGCAAACGCGGTGGACGGGGCAGAATTGTGGTCGCATGGGTTTGGCGACCCTTTTTTCTAGCTACCTATCAGTTAACTTAATGCAAGACATTCGCTAA
- a CDS encoding DUF1559 family PulG-like putative transporter, which translates to MQSDRKHGFTLVELLVVIAIIGVLVALLLPAVQAAREAARRTQCQNNLKQIGLGFLNYEQTHKELPAGGWHYQWLGDPDLGYGKNQPGGWIFSLLEYVEAGNVRQMAAGMSGSNKQSRLTEMAAVPLGTFVCPSRRSASALPATQDPWTDPFNADQLQNAARSDYGACVSGGYTAELGIRPREFQGFPQTIEEAKDEDRWTAGPFFNGKWEPNGVVIPRYPVELRQVSDGTSRTYFGGERYLDPDHYQSGLVENDDQCMYVGYDSDIMVSAFKEPLQDTPGFPDARNFRFGSSHPGVFQAVYCDGSIHALPFDVDPRVHQAMGSRASGETEAVN; encoded by the coding sequence ATGCAATCTGATCGTAAACACGGTTTTACGCTTGTCGAGCTCTTGGTGGTGATTGCGATTATCGGCGTGTTGGTCGCCTTGTTATTGCCTGCCGTGCAGGCGGCGCGCGAAGCAGCACGACGGACCCAGTGTCAGAACAATCTCAAGCAAATTGGCCTGGGTTTCCTGAACTATGAGCAAACCCATAAAGAGCTACCCGCAGGTGGTTGGCATTATCAATGGCTGGGCGATCCCGATCTCGGTTATGGCAAAAATCAACCAGGTGGTTGGATCTTCAGCCTACTGGAGTACGTTGAAGCCGGAAATGTTCGCCAGATGGCAGCGGGAATGTCTGGCAGCAACAAGCAAAGTAGATTGACGGAAATGGCGGCCGTGCCTCTGGGCACTTTCGTTTGTCCGTCGCGCCGCTCTGCTTCGGCGTTGCCAGCTACGCAAGATCCGTGGACTGATCCATTTAATGCCGATCAGTTGCAAAATGCTGCGCGTTCCGACTATGGAGCCTGCGTTAGCGGCGGATACACCGCCGAACTGGGAATCCGACCCAGAGAATTCCAAGGCTTCCCACAGACTATCGAGGAAGCCAAAGATGAAGACCGCTGGACTGCGGGTCCATTCTTCAACGGCAAGTGGGAACCAAACGGGGTGGTGATTCCGCGTTATCCAGTCGAATTGCGGCAAGTATCAGATGGTACAAGCCGAACGTATTTCGGAGGTGAACGGTATTTGGACCCCGATCACTATCAAAGTGGATTGGTTGAAAACGACGACCAATGCATGTATGTCGGCTATGATTCTGATATCATGGTCTCTGCTTTCAAAGAACCCTTACAAGACACACCCGGCTTTCCTGATGCCCGAAATTTTCGTTTCGGAAGTTCCCATCCCGGGGTATTTCAAGCAGTCTATTGCGACGGTTCTATTCATGCTCTTCCTTTCGACGTCGACCCTCGTGTCCATCAGGCAATGGGTAGCCGCGCAAGTGGAGAAACTGAAGCTGTCAATTGA